A genomic window from Prunus persica cultivar Lovell chromosome G2, Prunus_persica_NCBIv2, whole genome shotgun sequence includes:
- the LOC109947277 gene encoding uncharacterized protein LOC109947277, with product MLQRRFRPESHLKHFKSLMILYKAEDALMCKVFAMTLRGAAQDWFHTLPSGSINSFKELTYVFTKEYTSYRTIKKNPDHLFNLRKKPEESLRDYIKRFKAEKANIVGCDDQIASSAFKKGLPAEHDLYRELTITPSQTLAEVFATAERYALWDDDRITAKKSTEQEDRPAKRAEQRGDRLGSRDKDKGRSRPQREATTKENYTKFSIPIHQILAQVKNKPWVKRPPPLKGDPDKRDTRKYCAFHATHGHNTNNCFAWKAHLEELVREGHCTEFIAKQAIQQIEDRDTAKEPP from the coding sequence ATGCTTCAAAGGCGATTCCGACCTGAAAGTCATCTGAAGCATTTCAAGAGCCTTATGATCCTCTACAAAGCTGAAGACGCGCTAATGTGCaaggtgtttgcaatgacTTTGCGAGGAGCAGCTCAAGATTGGTTCCATACCCTGCCATCCGGGTCGATCaacagcttcaaggagcttaCTTACGTCTTCACTAAAGAATACACTTCTTATCGGacgatcaagaagaaccctgaccaTCTGTTTAACCTGCGCAAGAAGCCCGAGGAATCccttcgagattacatcaagaggttCAAAGCAGAAAAGGCCAACATCGTAGGGTGCGATGACCAAATCGCATCCTCTGCATTCAAGAAAGGTCTTCCAGCAGAACATGACTTATACCGCGAGCTGACTATCACTCCCAGCCAGACTCTGGCAGAGGTCTTCGCGACCGCAGAACGCTACGCACTCTGGGATGACGATCGAATCACCGCGAAAAAGTCCACTGAGCAGGAAGATCGACCGGCCAAACGGGCAGAACAAAGAGGCGACAGGCTTGGCAGCAGGGACAAAGACAAAGGCAGGTCACGCCCACAAAGAGAGGCCACGACGAAAgagaactacaccaagttctctatccccatacatcaaattCTAGCCCAAGTGAAGAACAAACCTTGGGTAAAAAGACCGCCACCCTTGAAAGGAGATCCGGACAAGAGggataccagaaaatattgtGCCTTCCATGCGACACATGGGCACAATACGAATAATTGCTTTGCTTGGAAAGCGCATCTCGAAGAACTCGTAAGAGAAGGTCATTGCACGGAGTTCATCGCGAAGCAAGCCATCCAGCAGATAGAAGACCGCGATACCGCCAAGGAGCCACCGTag